From the genome of Candidatus Electrothrix communis, one region includes:
- the metK gene encoding methionine adenosyltransferase, whose translation MSSHLFTSESVSEGHPDKVADQISDAILDAILEQDAHARVACESLVTTGLAMIAGEITTTAWVDMSEIVRQTIRGIGYNSSDMGFDWQSCAVMTSIGKQSPDIAQGVDEGSGLDFDQGAGDQGLMFGYACDETKVLMPMPITYAHRLVKRQSEVRKNRVLPWLRPDAKSQVTIQYEDNVPKRIEAIVVSTQHSPDVSYADLKEGVMEEIIKPTLPAEMIDENTKYFINPTGRFVIGGPVGDCGVTGRKIIVDSYGGRGSHGGGAFSGKDPSKVDRSSSYMGRYVAKNIVAAGLASTVEVQVAYAIGIAKPVSINVNTFGTGKVSEERLVQLVEELFDLRPKAIIQHLNLLRPIYRQTAAYGHFGRELPDFTWERTDKAEELKSAAGL comes from the coding sequence ATGTCAAGTCATCTTTTTACATCAGAATCTGTTTCCGAAGGTCATCCTGACAAGGTGGCTGATCAGATTTCTGATGCCATTCTGGATGCCATTCTGGAGCAGGATGCCCATGCCCGCGTTGCCTGCGAGAGTTTGGTTACTACCGGTCTGGCCATGATTGCCGGTGAAATTACCACCACGGCTTGGGTGGATATGTCGGAGATTGTCCGTCAAACCATCCGTGGTATCGGGTATAATTCTTCGGATATGGGCTTTGATTGGCAATCCTGTGCCGTTATGACCTCTATTGGCAAGCAGTCTCCAGACATTGCTCAAGGTGTTGACGAAGGGAGCGGACTTGATTTTGACCAAGGGGCCGGAGATCAGGGGCTGATGTTTGGTTATGCCTGTGACGAAACCAAGGTGCTTATGCCCATGCCTATTACTTATGCTCATCGTCTGGTGAAGCGGCAGTCAGAGGTGCGGAAGAACAGAGTACTTCCTTGGCTACGTCCTGACGCCAAGAGTCAGGTCACGATCCAGTATGAAGATAATGTGCCCAAGCGAATTGAGGCCATCGTTGTTTCGACCCAACATAGTCCGGATGTTTCCTATGCTGATTTGAAAGAGGGCGTGATGGAGGAAATCATCAAACCCACCTTGCCTGCCGAGATGATTGACGAGAATACCAAATACTTCATCAATCCGACAGGTCGTTTTGTTATCGGCGGCCCTGTAGGCGACTGCGGCGTAACTGGGCGAAAGATTATTGTTGATTCCTACGGCGGACGTGGTTCCCACGGTGGCGGGGCTTTTTCCGGTAAGGATCCCTCCAAGGTGGACCGTTCCTCCTCCTATATGGGTCGCTATGTGGCTAAAAATATTGTGGCGGCCGGGCTGGCCTCCACTGTCGAGGTGCAGGTAGCCTATGCCATCGGTATCGCCAAACCGGTTTCCATCAATGTTAATACCTTCGGTACAGGTAAGGTTTCTGAAGAGCGTTTGGTTCAGTTGGTTGAAGAGCTCTTTGACCTGCGTCCCAAGGCGATTATTCAGCATCTTAACCTGCTCCGGCCCATTTATCGTCAGACAGCCGCTTATGGCCATTTCGGTCGGGAGTTGCCTGATTTCACCTGGGAGCGGACAGATAAGGCTGAGGAGCTGAAGAGCGCAGCAGGACTCTAG
- a CDS encoding L,D-transpeptidase family protein, translating to MASARKAQGFILCLSFFRLLVVLLLNRLLVNIASKNFHLEVTKSIFTNHPSAMSFPKLLAACIALAAIFLLSCSSGLAYLDEEAENMVRSTPATDMLPLQKNLFWLLDNKPSVKFPSIIHQKASDGLDDLLFIFYQENNFFPYWVTEYGPNRNAHILLSVLRRVDEEGLDLERYNIGRITALLVSREVKDLAQLDLMLTLALYTYLGDMLEGAAAGCLLDPNLFSAARSTIANRHAMLRQAVNAHDLRQFLKKLPPHHYPYQSLKKMLARYRKLAEQGGWPEIPLGQTLRPGMTDPRLWLLAERLFITGDLKDFSVIPPPPLIARPKPFPGPILNTVQITEQIPLREALLPPSWWFIPASLPVHRLRYSKALLRAVQHFQQRYSLEPDGVLGKNTLGALNLPVEDHISKIMLNMERWRWLPHQLEGRRILVNIAGFRLVGMNDRQVEITMPVIVGKLGHNTPVFNHVMTYVEVNPYWNIPPSIARNEIIAKVIKNPFYLQEQRIRIFADWQEGAPEVMPESIDWVNIGRGINRFHLRQEPGPGNALGTMKFMFPNNNNVYMHDTPAHSLFRRTQRALSHGCIRLSRPLDLASYILSNDHQMISREQLKAQVASKERKIFVLNQPLPVHLIYRTARVDRDTGNAYFYGDIYGRDARLAEAMFPDQETKCRYSY from the coding sequence TTGGCTTCGGCACGAAAGGCACAGGGGTTTATCCTGTGCCTTTCGTTTTTCCGCCTGCTGGTCGTTTTGTTGTTGAATCGTTTATTGGTGAACATCGCCTCAAAGAATTTTCATCTTGAGGTGACAAAGAGCATTTTCACGAACCATCCATCCGCCATGTCCTTTCCGAAGCTTTTGGCTGCCTGTATTGCTCTTGCGGCCATTTTTCTGCTCAGCTGTTCTTCTGGTTTGGCGTACCTTGATGAAGAAGCAGAAAATATGGTGAGGAGCACCCCAGCAACAGACATGTTGCCGTTACAGAAAAATCTTTTCTGGCTTCTTGATAATAAGCCCTCTGTTAAATTTCCCTCTATCATCCATCAAAAGGCCTCTGACGGGTTAGATGACCTGCTTTTCATTTTCTATCAAGAAAATAATTTTTTTCCGTACTGGGTGACAGAATACGGACCAAACCGTAACGCCCATATCCTGCTCTCTGTCCTGCGTCGGGTTGACGAAGAAGGGTTGGATCTTGAACGATATAATATAGGTAGGATTACAGCCTTATTGGTGAGCAGGGAGGTAAAAGATCTTGCTCAGCTTGATCTTATGCTCACCTTGGCCTTGTATACCTATCTCGGGGATATGCTGGAAGGGGCTGCTGCCGGTTGCCTGCTTGACCCGAATTTATTCTCCGCTGCCCGCTCTACGATTGCCAATCGCCATGCCATGCTTCGCCAGGCGGTGAATGCCCATGATTTACGCCAGTTTTTAAAAAAGTTACCCCCGCATCATTACCCGTACCAGTCGTTGAAAAAAATGCTGGCCAGATATAGAAAATTGGCTGAGCAAGGAGGTTGGCCTGAAATTCCTCTTGGTCAGACCCTTAGACCGGGGATGACAGATCCAAGACTATGGCTGCTGGCGGAACGGCTATTTATTACCGGCGATCTGAAAGATTTTTCTGTTATTCCTCCACCTCCTCTGATTGCGCGTCCAAAACCTTTTCCAGGGCCGATACTCAACACTGTGCAAATCACTGAGCAGATCCCTCTTAGGGAGGCTCTGCTCCCGCCATCATGGTGGTTTATACCTGCTTCCCTACCGGTTCATCGTCTTCGGTACAGCAAGGCCTTGCTTCGGGCTGTGCAACATTTTCAGCAGCGCTACAGCCTGGAACCGGATGGTGTACTCGGGAAGAATACCTTAGGAGCGTTGAACCTGCCGGTTGAGGATCATATCAGCAAAATAATGCTGAATATGGAACGCTGGCGCTGGTTGCCCCATCAACTTGAAGGACGGCGTATTCTTGTTAATATTGCTGGGTTTCGTCTTGTCGGGATGAATGATCGACAGGTTGAGATAACCATGCCGGTGATTGTCGGAAAGTTGGGGCATAACACTCCTGTTTTTAACCATGTGATGACCTATGTTGAGGTTAATCCCTATTGGAATATACCGCCTTCCATTGCCCGTAACGAAATAATCGCCAAGGTCATCAAGAATCCTTTTTATCTGCAAGAGCAGCGTATCCGTATCTTTGCTGATTGGCAGGAGGGGGCACCAGAAGTTATGCCGGAGAGTATTGATTGGGTTAATATTGGACGAGGAATTAATCGCTTTCATCTCCGGCAAGAACCGGGGCCTGGCAATGCTCTGGGGACGATGAAATTCATGTTTCCCAATAATAATAACGTGTACATGCATGATACACCAGCGCATAGTTTGTTCCGGCGGACCCAACGTGCCTTAAGTCATGGCTGTATCCGATTAAGTCGTCCTTTGGATTTAGCCAGCTATATCCTCAGTAACGATCACCAGATGATCTCACGGGAGCAGTTGAAAGCACAGGTCGCCAGCAAAGAGCGGAAGATCTTTGTTCTGAATCAACCCCTGCCGGTACATCTTATTTATCGGACAGCCCGGGTTGATCGAGATACCGGAAACGCATATTTTTATGGTGATATATACGGTCGAGATGCTCGGTTAGCAGAGGCGATGTTTCCTGATCAGGAAACAAAATGCAGATATTCATATTAA
- a CDS encoding class I adenylate-forming enzyme family protein, with the protein MTDDPQTLDQALRYWAEKTPNKTFIRSSEGNFPFAETQNIVRNTAGFLTAKGIKPGDKVCLLLPRRPELIFAFLAVSSIKALICPINYLENAEHIEEMITSLKPAVIILDESTVQAEALNFIQSYRATVIAVQKTPENSKATPWQTCVEHSPTPPLTQLPDDCAYLNFTTGSSGFPKGALCTHAHLYWNTRSAVETFQMTADDVHLCMFASFSHPHELFCRALYTGASLVLLIEISPKAIAKTIIRHRVTCMMGLAVMYKMMARHSKEIAFPCLRIAESGGMFTDQEIQKNFLDAFNIPILSVWGSTETSGIALANAPNQHRTDGSMGKACPYYQVRLVDEDGQEAAPGKTGELIFSGPAVTSGYYNTPDFPGREGWYFSGDLAQQDEEGFFRFIERKSGMIKVAGLKVYPLQIELIIQQHPAIKEVAVIGVTEKRRGCVPKAFITLEEHAALDVDELETYCRKCLASYMVPREFQLVASLPKIGSGKINKKMLLSNPELPLPIPAPV; encoded by the coding sequence ATGACAGACGACCCACAAACCCTGGACCAAGCCCTCCGCTACTGGGCAGAAAAAACACCGAACAAAACCTTTATCCGCTCCTCTGAAGGGAATTTCCCCTTTGCAGAGACCCAAAATATCGTCAGGAACACTGCCGGATTCCTGACAGCAAAGGGCATCAAGCCAGGGGATAAGGTCTGCCTCTTGCTCCCTAGAAGACCGGAGCTGATCTTCGCCTTTTTGGCAGTCAGCAGCATAAAGGCGCTGATCTGTCCGATTAATTACCTGGAAAATGCAGAGCATATTGAGGAAATGATTACCTCACTCAAGCCTGCTGTGATCATTTTGGACGAATCAACGGTGCAGGCCGAAGCCCTTAATTTCATTCAGTCATATAGAGCAACTGTCATTGCTGTACAAAAAACACCTGAGAACTCGAAAGCGACTCCTTGGCAGACCTGCGTTGAGCACTCCCCTACTCCACCTCTAACGCAGCTCCCAGATGACTGCGCCTATCTCAACTTCACCACCGGCTCCAGCGGTTTTCCTAAAGGCGCTCTCTGTACCCATGCTCATCTCTACTGGAATACCCGTTCTGCGGTTGAAACCTTTCAGATGACAGCAGATGACGTCCATCTCTGTATGTTTGCCTCTTTTTCCCATCCCCACGAGCTCTTCTGTCGGGCTCTCTATACCGGGGCCTCACTGGTTCTGCTCATAGAAATCAGTCCCAAGGCTATTGCCAAAACCATTATCCGACACCGGGTTACCTGCATGATGGGCTTGGCCGTGATGTATAAAATGATGGCTCGGCACAGCAAGGAAATAGCCTTCCCCTGTCTGCGGATTGCAGAAAGCGGAGGCATGTTTACTGATCAAGAAATTCAAAAAAATTTCCTTGATGCCTTTAACATTCCAATTCTTTCAGTTTGGGGAAGTACGGAAACAAGCGGTATCGCTCTTGCCAATGCACCGAATCAGCATCGGACAGACGGCTCTATGGGAAAAGCCTGCCCCTATTATCAGGTCAGGCTTGTTGATGAAGATGGACAGGAAGCAGCACCGGGGAAAACCGGAGAGCTGATCTTTTCCGGTCCGGCAGTCACCTCGGGCTATTATAACACCCCGGATTTTCCCGGCAGAGAGGGTTGGTACTTCAGCGGTGATCTGGCACAACAGGACGAAGAAGGTTTTTTTCGTTTTATTGAGCGCAAAAGTGGGATGATCAAGGTGGCAGGACTCAAGGTGTATCCCTTACAAATCGAGCTGATTATTCAGCAGCACCCTGCGATAAAAGAAGTCGCTGTTATTGGCGTAACGGAAAAAAGAAGGGGCTGCGTGCCCAAGGCCTTCATCACTCTGGAAGAACATGCTGCGCTTGATGTAGACGAACTGGAAACCTATTGTCGCAAGTGTTTAGCCTCCTATATGGTTCCCAGAGAGTTTCAGCTTGTTGCGTCCCTCCCCAAAATAGGGAGCGGTAAAATTAATAAAAAGATGCTGCTCTCAAACCCTGAGCTACCTTTACCGATCCCGGCCCCTGTTTAA
- the ahcY gene encoding adenosylhomocysteinase, whose product MNDYKVADMSLAEWGRKEIAIAETEMPGLMALREEYGKDKPLQGARIAGCLHMTIQTAVLMETLVELGADLRWSSCNIFSTQDQAAAAMAQAGIPTFAWKGETDEEFWWCIEQTIFGPDDWKPNMILDDGGDLTQIMHEKYPEMMKDIRGISEETTTGVHRLNEMAKAGQLLSPAINVNDSVTKSKFDNLYGCRESLIDGIKRATDVMIAGKIGVVVGYGDVGKGCAQALRGMGAMVYVTEIDPICALQAAMEGFKVVTMEEAASVGNIFVTCTGNLEVITRAHMNLMKDQSIVCNIGHFDSEIDIAGLKDLEWENIKPQVDHVIFPDGKRIIILAEGRLVNLGCATGHPSFVMSNSFTNQVLAQIELWNNHTLYENQVYFLPKKLDEMVARLHLEKIGAQLTVLNKEQADYIGVDVEGPYKPEYYRY is encoded by the coding sequence ATGAATGATTATAAAGTGGCGGATATGAGCCTTGCTGAATGGGGACGCAAGGAAATCGCTATTGCTGAGACCGAGATGCCCGGCTTGATGGCTCTGCGAGAGGAGTACGGTAAGGATAAACCTTTGCAAGGTGCGCGGATTGCAGGCTGCCTTCATATGACTATCCAGACCGCTGTCCTGATGGAAACCCTGGTCGAGTTGGGTGCAGATCTGCGCTGGTCCTCCTGTAATATCTTTTCAACGCAGGATCAAGCCGCCGCAGCTATGGCTCAGGCCGGGATTCCTACCTTTGCCTGGAAGGGCGAGACTGATGAGGAGTTCTGGTGGTGCATTGAACAGACTATTTTCGGGCCTGATGATTGGAAGCCCAATATGATTCTGGATGACGGTGGCGATCTGACCCAGATCATGCATGAGAAATATCCGGAAATGATGAAGGATATTCGCGGGATCTCCGAGGAAACCACCACCGGTGTTCATCGTCTGAACGAGATGGCCAAGGCTGGACAGCTGCTTTCGCCAGCCATCAATGTCAATGATTCCGTAACAAAATCAAAATTTGATAATCTCTACGGCTGCCGTGAGTCGCTCATCGACGGTATTAAACGGGCCACGGACGTAATGATTGCCGGTAAGATCGGCGTGGTTGTCGGTTATGGGGATGTGGGTAAGGGCTGTGCCCAGGCCCTGCGCGGCATGGGGGCCATGGTATATGTTACGGAGATTGATCCTATCTGCGCCCTACAGGCTGCCATGGAAGGCTTTAAGGTCGTGACCATGGAAGAGGCGGCCTCTGTCGGTAATATTTTTGTCACCTGCACCGGTAACCTGGAGGTCATCACCAGAGCTCATATGAATCTGATGAAAGACCAGTCCATTGTCTGCAATATCGGTCATTTTGATTCTGAAATTGATATTGCCGGTCTGAAGGATCTGGAATGGGAAAATATCAAGCCGCAGGTCGATCATGTTATTTTTCCCGACGGTAAGCGGATCATTATCCTGGCCGAAGGCCGATTGGTAAATCTCGGCTGCGCAACCGGTCATCCCAGCTTTGTGATGAGCAACTCCTTCACAAATCAGGTTCTGGCCCAGATTGAGCTATGGAATAACCACACCTTGTATGAGAATCAGGTGTATTTTCTCCCGAAAAAGCTTGATGAGATGGTGGCTCGTCTGCATTTGGAAAAAATCGGTGCGCAGCTCACCGTTTTGAATAAGGAGCAGGCCGATTACATAGGCGTTGATGTAGAAGGACCGTATAAGCCGGAATATTATCGTTATTAA